The Raphanus sativus cultivar WK10039 chromosome 6, ASM80110v3, whole genome shotgun sequence sequence AACCTTTAAATTTATTACCTATTTCGTAAGGAAACCTATATGGTATCATACTTTCCTACTTCTTTATCAAGGAAACATTCAATGAAATATATCTTTATTCTAGATTTTTCACAATGAATGTGTTCAATATGAGTATTACCTCTTTCTCAAGCAAACTTTTTATGCCGTCATACATTAATcgaaatatgtttttattatacgATGTTTCACAAGGAATGTTATTAATATGagtatatatgttattttaataattcgCTTTCCTATTTCTTTATCAAGGAAACATTCaatgaaataaatttttatgttaTGAGTTTTTTCACAACGAATGTGTTGAATATGAGTATTACCTCTTTCTCAACCAAACCTTTTATGGCGTCATACTTTCCTAAATCTTTATGAAGGACACATTAATggaaatatgtttttattatacgATGTTCCACAAGGAATGTGATTAATATGAGTATATATGTTGTCATTAATCATTTGCTTTGTCTTCAAGTTGAAGTCAAGGAGAGCCCTATATACTATGACTATATATATAGTCCTCGCCATTTCATGCTTCAATACACACATTCAAGTTCATCTCGAACGGAAAAAAAATGATGGCTACCAGTGCAATTTCTGAGCTTAAACCTTACAAGTCAATGTGGATGATTAAGGTTAAAGTGCTTAAATTATGGAAGCAATATTCGGCTGCAGGTGGAGAAACTATggagatggttctcaatgatgccattgtatgatttttttagaaatttgtagttcttttttctttatactatcGATTGgctatattttacttatttttttacattCCAAATAACTAACttattgttttatattcttttatgtCTTAGGGTGATAAAATCCATGCATCAATGAAGAAAGAGTTGGTTTCACAGTTTGAACCTGCTCTTAAACAAGGGTACACGAAGATACTCTTAAATTTTGCACTAACCCAGTCTGTAGGTTCCTATCGAACTTCCATGCATCCTTATAAAATTCCTCTCGACGAcccgtgttcgtttctgtgatAATTTTCCAGACAATGTCCCCAATTACACACCTATGAAATACAGAGATGTATTTCAAGGGGCTATGAATCCGGATTACTTGGTTGGTGAGTTGTGCTATGTTCCTTTACTCTACTCTTCTTTGGTATTTAAAATGTTTCTGCTATATCTTTAATAATAGTGTTCAAAACTAATTGTGTTATATGTTGCAGATGTAATTGGTCAGATTGTGGAGGTGAGTAATGTTGAAGTTGTTGCTGTCAATGGAAAGGATACAAATAAGATAGCTTTGCAACTTCGCGACTCAGAGTAAGTGTATTATACCGAGTTTTGTGTAGATTtaagtttaagaaaatatttgatcatGTCTGAATTTATTATGATTGTATTCTGTTTCAGGGATGATCGTCTTATAGTTGTCTTGTGGGGAAAATTTGCCAATGATGTTGATGATGCAGTCTAGGGAAGTAATGGACAGTCGGTTCTTTTTGTGTTACGGTTTGGGAAAATTAAAGTGTGGAAagataaaattttgtattttttctgaTTCATTTATTGTGGTtgttcaaaaattattttcacgGTCTTTTGTTCGGGGCAGATGAGTATAGCATTTCAAATGCGTACAATGTTTCTGACATCTTTGTCAATCCAACGAACGCACAAGGTAAGGCTTTTATTGAAATGTATGTTTTATAAGCATTATTGTAGATAGAAACATTTGTTATTTCTGACTATAATTGTATTATGCTCATGTGTTCTTAGGTTGCCAAAAGAATAGTATGTCTTTATCCATTGTTGAGGCTAATCCTAACAAATCAATTTCTGGTGTCTCTGATAAGGAATATTTCTTTGTGAACACACAGAGAAAGAATATCGCTGAGCTTTTGGATACAAAACAAGTAACTGTTATTACACTgtttcaacatttttttttgaggaaCGAGTCATACGATACCGCATCTTTTAACTTTTGTAAGCGGAGAGGTGCGTTCTCTTGAGCATGATTGTTTCAATTGATGGTGATATGGGTTGGTTCTATCTCAGCTGCAAAGTGTGTTCAAAGAAAGTTTTAGCTGTTCCAAATGATACCATTGAAGATGGTACTAGCGAGGATGTGATGGGGCATATATACTTTTGTGTCAAATGTAACACCTATAATCCTTCGATTATCCCAAGGTGAGGAACACatggttttatgattttttagatattttgtattACTTGCATCAATTTTGTATGTACACATATATGAATTAACTTTATTGTCAGTTAGGTACAAGTTGCATTTGGTTGTTGTTGATGAGACAAAAGTGACAACAAAGTTACTTCTGTTTGATAACCATGATGTGCAACTTCTTCGTCAACAATGCATTGAGCTGGCAGGACCGTTGCTAAAAGATAAGGTATATCGTGAaactatatatttgaatatcGTCTTACATAATTTAgtgttaatatttatatatattttgtgcatTGTAGATAAAGGAGACTAATGTTATGCCTCCTCTGAGTAGTATTGTTGGGAAAAAGTTTCTCTTTAAACTAAGTGTTGAGAAGGAGAATTTTCAATACAAACATGATACGTACAAGGTTATGAAGATCATCACAAACAAAGATTTGATTGAGGAGTTCGAGCAATTCGGGTCGCCTAATGTATAGACCTGACGGAAACTTTACTCTCCATTACGATTTATGTGTACAATTTATTAACCTGTATGTAAATGTTTCTTTCAGGGGAGTGAAGACACGATGGTGCCATATAACTCAGCCCAATCCGAAGCTCCTGAGGTATGTATATTGTATTATGCCTAGAGAGAGTTAATATGTCTATATTATAttgactttttgtttttttttaatatggagATCACTTATACATATCTTATATTTGTAGGGCAATTTAACGCTACCCGGATCGTCATCACCCAGATCAGTTTCATGTGATCAGATGACACCAGCAAAGCGCCAACGTGGTCCCGTAAAGAATTTAGAGGAAGCATTTGACCAGAGTTCGGTGAGAAGAGTGCAGTTCTAATCAAAATCAAGGAAGAGAAGGTTGAAAAAAGTGGCTGAAGATCGAACAAGATGATCTATCATGGAGGCTTTCTATAGAATTTTAatatcaaagttttttttttcctttcagtTGTTTTTTAATTGCGGTTTATGTGAAGCCAGTTTCAGACTTCAATTGGTTTTGGTgcgtttttaatatataatagaaaGCCTCATTCAATTTATATATTCTTCACATTTTATATTCTTCACATTTTCTGTGATTTATTTTTCTAGCATGTTCTACCGTGCATCTTAATATGCATAAAAATCCGTAGAGTTGATAGTGATTACCTTTTTCGGCTGCTCCTTTTAAGACCCAAATATTGTATTTGCTggctttttcttctctttttttttccacacAATAATAGTTATCCGTATTCGAGAAAATGTATAATTGTTATGTATAAAAACACTTCTTATAAAACACTTCTTATAAAATGTATAACATGCACCATGAAAGACAATATGAGAAGaagatttgtttttaaaaaaaaaaaaattgtgcaGCTTTTGTTCAACTTTTGGAAATTAGTTGTTTCTTTTCCTTCTATATTGtggttttcttttaaattatgtttatgtGCTTTGCTACCTATCGTTGCtatatttaatcattttattttgggtttctaataaaatttaagttatgATTATGCTTGCTATCCTGTTCTACtttcaaaaactatataaacaGAGTGATTGATAGTTAGATTCCTATGCTCataattgtaatttttataaatgcgTGTCACTTTGCTAACCCACCTAACTAATCATCTAAAGTGTTTTGGTCAGACGTTGAGGTATAACATTATCAATATTTGGTCTGTCAAAAGAAATTCACAAACATGAATGTTTTTGGAAATTTATCTTATATCAAGTTGACCAGCGGTTGTTCTCAATGGACGGACTTCTGTGAGGCAAAATTTCGTCGGTTGAAATTCTAGGTGCCTGCCTTTGTTACCTGCGTCAGATTTGACTGCATCACATTAGTTTCGATTCAGAACAACCGTTGAGGTATAACATTATCAAGATTTGGCCTGTGAAAACAAAATCACAAACATGAATGTTTTTGGAAACTTATCTTAGGAACTATCAAGTTGACCAGCGGTTGTTCTCAATGGACGGACTGTTGTGAGGCTAAATTTCGTCGGTTGGAATTCTTTGTCCCTGCCTTTGTTACCTGCGTCAGATTTGACTGCATCACATTAGTTTTGATTCAGATCTTCCACATATGGTTAAATTAAACcttcatataataaaatcagATAACGAAATTCAATTTATATAGCCGAATATGATTTTGCGTTGTTTCAAAACCTCGATCTAATCATTGTATGGGTTATCTACATCTTTCAAGGACAGTTTTGAATCACtcaatatgaaatataaaagaatCAACTAATTTCTATTTCAGATCCGAACAGTATAATTGCTAATTTGTTTATTGGAAGACGAGACTAACCTGACCGCGATCTATCTTGATCTTTACATGCAAGATCCCGATGTGTTTAGAGGTAGCCGGAACGAAAAACTGTCCTGAAATGTTCGATTGATTGATATTTGATCGGTAATGAAGAGTTCTTGCGAAGGAATGCGAgagaagaaatattttttttggtcaaagagaAGAAATATCAACCGACAAAATGAGAGAGCAAATGATACATCATAGCTGGAATCACTTTACAGAACATGTTTCAGAATTTTCGGTTTTGGGcttaatatattaaatgaatGCATATTATTTGGCCCATAATCTCATAAAAGGCATTTGAGATCGTATCAAACCAGGTTCAGCTACATAGGGGATTACACATCCCCCCCATTCCACTCAGTCACTAcaatatatatgatatgatgttATCCTTAAATCAAAGTGATTGTAAAGAATTAATGCTAATTAACATCAGATCTCATTAATTGGGAGTTCTCTTCAATTACGATttataaataaggaaatatCAATTTAATTAGACGATTTATAAATTAGTCATTATCATACGAATTTGTCCTAATTGCTTCAACATTTATATTACCATTTATTCTATTCAAGGTACTCAAAACTCGTGATATTTTTGTttgctaaatatatatataaaacctgCTTAAAGTTTAACCACATTTATATCACCTCATAATAAACAATTTCAACATCAACTCATCTGGCATTTTTCAAATTACTGCTGGACACATTTATATACTCATagaaagaaataatatataattacgtGATATTCATTTCCGTGTTAGTATACGCAAAAGAAAAAATGCAGCATTATACGTATATAACCTATTATATCTTAATTTGTAGACAAAATCACATATCATCTAGAATCTACGCTTTTGAAGTTGCATAGAATCCCatctatattattttgtgttctatttttaatatatttgagtTCCTGATTTCGATTAAAATTCATCATGATTCTTTTTGATGAATGATTAAGTTGctggtttaatttaaaatatgtgtCCTACTACTAATCTTAATCTATCGATATCTACACacaatttttataataactaaacTAAGGTGACCCACTCAATATTGAGAATTGAAAAGAACAAAGCATGCCAAAATGCACTATGACCGAGATTACCTGATTTGATTAAGCATGCAAAAAAGCAATAATTTGGAGAATTGAAATGAATTTATATGACTTCGACATCAGCCTTTTTAAAGCTGCTTACTCCCTTCATCCTATGCGTTTTTTCATATCACTCTGAAGAAAGCTTTATTAAAGCTGGTAGTTTATATTCCTTGTTCATGCCTTATTTAAGCTTTTGTTCATAGTTCTTCTTCTTGCACTTTCAAATCGTAaacaacagagagagagagagtacaaacgaattgagaaaaataaaaaagcacgCAAAGAAGCTTTGTATCAGCACGATGGGTTCCGATAGAACCGTTAACAACTACACCACGCTCGAAATCATTATCTTATCTGAAGACAACGACAATACACCTAATGATGATACCAACAGCTATTTCCAAAACATCAGTCTCCGGTACTTTGTAGACGAACCACTCCAAATGAAGACTCAACACGAAAAGTTCAAGGAACTCTGCATGATGAACGGCAATCCAGAGGCACACTACATTGAGGGCATACTCCAGTACTTTGAACACAAAAACAAAGTCACAGGTATGTATCATCTTCGCCAATCAGCCTGGTTAAACTATTCAAACGGAATTCATCTCTACGGCTTATTAATGCTTGCCCGAGGTCACTATCCAACCGGAAAAAAATATAAGGATAAACTTCAATGGAAACTAAGTATATCAACCTCCGATTTATGCTGGGAAAGTATCAAGAATTCACTTAGTCCAATCTATGTCGAAATGAAGAGGCGTTATCTTGTTAATATGGTAAACCTGGCGCCAAGGGCACAACATTTGTGTCATGATAGCATGGCGGAAGTGTGCGAGCATTGTTATTACTACAAAAGGCTGAACCAATTTTATGTCTTCGCAACTAATAAAGTATAAACTTGGAGGGGAGAGTTGTAATAACATTTTCTATGGGAGATGTATGGAAACTTTTATTATCAATGtctattttcttattttgtctttcattgtttagttttatatgaTGAATTGAGAAATATTCATTGTGTATGTTTATCATTGTTAAGTTTTATTTGatggattttaatatttttctaaatggTATCGCATCTTTATATTATAGTTCCCGAATATAATTAGAAATTTAATACATTATTATCGCTTAGTTGAAGATGAATGTTATCggaaaattaagaaaagaaagGTTGAAATACAATCATTTCACATCCATATATACGATATAattgatacatttttttgtatggaaataataaaaaatatttccatTTCGGATAGGTATATCATTTTCAACGTAAAACACTTTTCTATCATATATATCCGAGAAGTATACAATGTATTTTAATTTGgatatgttaattaattatcatttattgatgattttgaaaAGAAGACAAAACCAATATGGTATTTTTGATCTTATACAAGCATGACACATTCAAAGTCAACAAGATAATGACCAATCTTGATATCATCTCTGAGTTTGTGTCACCAAATCCCCTAAAGGTAAGtgtcttttatatttatttcgTTTCTCATCCATTTACCATTTAATAGTTTGAACAATGAGATTATATGTGAGTTTGGCTTCTCCcttttccaaaaaataaatatttaatatttatttgggTTATAATGTTTTGCAAATCAGGAATCCTTGATTCTAATGAGTGAAGGTTCGTCGCAGGAACGTTATCCAAGTGATCTAACCCCAGCTAAACATAGAGGAGGACCTGTCGTGAATTTGGATGAAGAACCCTATTTGAACTCTGTTACGAAATCAGGCATCACTACTCGGATCAAGAAGGAAAAGCATGACAAAAGTGGGTAGGTGGAGACACATTTGAAACTATATAAAAGATGCATTCACTTtcacattatttttaataagtttcaACTATTTATGCTTTGGTTTTCTATTATTCttcattttaactaaaatataaaaacatcgaCATTAAATCAACTGCAGCATTCtatgtatatatcatattatttcttaatttaaaattttacaatttctaaTCTCCTTCTATATTATTACAAAATCAACTATTGTTGTAACAGAACCTCACTCCGCGCAGGGCGCGGATTATCACCTAGTATATcctattaaaattaaagtacaaatgagaaataactcttatttcttttcattatttacaCTTTTTGCCACTGGTTTAGATTAAAAAGATTTTGCTAATTTATCCAAATCATTTCACACAAAGTCATTAGCAAAGCCCATTACgattttttaattaacattttaatgGGTTTGCGTTTTGTCTAATTGTCTTATATCTAATCATCTCTAATCTTTAACCATTTGATTGGGCCTTTGTTATTCACCATTTTCTTTTAACACGTATAAACCAGCAATTAAAAAGCCTATTTAGTAATACTATATATTgctttatacatatatatatatatatattatatatattatatatatatatatattatatatatatatatatatatatatatatatatatatatatatatatatatatatctaattacataataaacattaaataatttttaaaaattaaaatttgaatttactGATATACATAAATCTTGTcaatttatatttgatatacAATAATATTTGAACATAAACTTATGcatttctaaatatttaaaccaaatattttacTCCATGCAAGTGAACGAGTATAAAAAtataccaaatatttattttactgaCCATAAAATTAACAAACTACCACAGACACAATATATGATTAACAAAAATCAGTTTCAACTATTTAGATACAAATAACTAATGTAATTCATCATTCAAACAAACATTGCACcatataatataagatatttaataTCACAATTTTATAACCTATAATAAATATCACAACATTTCAAAccgaaaaaaacaaatgtacGGATGCGCAGATCAAAGTCTAGTGATTTTTAAATGTTCATAAAAAAACTAGGTGtcttcctgcaccatgtgcagtaaaagaattttaaaatattttttaaaagataaatataaattatatttttttattaatattattaattttctttttttatcaatattttaatataaatttgatttaactgaacattaaaattaagataaaaccaattttttttattttgaattatatttaagaatgtgcatgtatatatttaaaattataatcttatgtagatttttctatctatttattttaattaaatatattaaataaatatgtaaaatttcagaattgtcaaaaattaaaattaaacgatatttataaaatcagtaaatatatataagaaactagtgattttacgatttaatttgattttatgatttaattttataattttctaaaaatatgtatataattttgaaatatttttaatttaaatgatatttcaaattttaaaaagccataattaaatatatatttattttaatgatgatttatccgttattgccatatttttaaaaagtccaaaaatataaatcgataataaatataatatatgagttattaccatattttaaattttttatcaaaaatataaattaacattaaatataattgtccatgtcatattaatctataagacatgtcatcaattttagtagctatgtcacaattattaatctaggtgttttcagtaaccatgtgtagtgatggattttttaaaagttaaattttatattttaaaatgtaatttattaatattatatattttattattttgactaataattaatataaatatcattaattaagcataaaattaagagaaaatatttttttttattttaaattatatttaagaatatatatgtatatatataaagttaaaatcttagataaaaaattatttatttcatttggttaaattattaaatcaacttgtacaaaattactaaaaatcatataaaattgtatagttatcaaaatttaaaactaaataatatttatataatttgtagatatctaaaagaaactaatgatattacgatttatttttttaattcagaaaatttagaaaattatagataataaaaaatttattattataaaagtaaaattatataatattttgaaattcaaaatatcatatttgaatatatttattttagtgatgatttatgagttattaccatattctacaaagtttacaaaaaaatataaatcaatattaaatgtaatatatgagttatttccatattctaaaaatattttcaaaaatatatattagcattaaatataattgtccatgtcatatttaaccatatgacatgtcatcaatcttaatagccacgttacaatttttttgtgaaaacgattgtagagaagacatgtggcaaatcacttctcaaatatagactatgAGATGAGATATTCTTAAATTGTGAAATCTTTTTTTAAGGGTATATAGgatatttctctattttaaaatgtatatttgcAAAGCATAGTAGAAAAGGAACGAAAAATCTGAAAAGCTGGATCGTGGATAcatctaaaaccctaaaaaccccAATTGGTTGAATAAACCGCCACCAAAGCGAACAATCAAAGATCTCATCTCATTTTCCCCCAGCAGCTATGAGGAGAGTTACCGGACTCGCTGCGCGCACTATCTCATCCTCCGTCGCTGTCCTTCCACGGCTCGGTCATACCACAGCGATGATGACCACGATTCCTTCTTCCGAGCCTCCGTCCCCGAGATTTGGTGGTCTACCCACGCCCACTTTTGCCGGCGGAGTCGCTGGGATTGTTTTCTTTTCCGCCGCCGCCGCATCGTCCCTTGGTCAAGAAGTCCACGCCAAGGACATGTCCCATAAATTCAACCCTAAAGAGGTGGTTCTGTATCAGTACGAGGCTTGCCCTTTCTGCAATAAGGTCAAAGGTAATGTTTTAGATCCGATCCAGTTTCATTTGGTTTCTTGTCTTTTTACGGATTCATTAAATGATCGTGTATATCTTCTCTCTATAGCCTTCTTGGATTTCAACAAGATTCCATACAAGATTGTTGAAGTGAATCCCTGTTTAAGAAAGAAATTAAATGGTCTGATTACAAGAAGGTGCCCATCCTTACTGTTGATGGTGAACAATTAGTTGATTCGTCAGGTTTGTGCCTAAACCTGTATTCTTCTTTCCAGGACTACACATGCTTTGTTTAGTAGTCTTTTTTATGTCTATGGTGCAGTGATAATCGATAGCTTATTCCAAAGGATGCACCCTGAAATTTCAAAGtctgaagatgatgaagagatgaAATGGCGCAAGTAtgattctctttttctttcttattttggtGACCTATACTGGTTTCTTGTTCTAGGGTATGTGACACTACAGAACCTGCAGCTGATAACGAATCTACGTTTGATAGGTGGGTTGACAATCACCTTGTGCATATTTTGTCACCAAACATATACAGGAGTACTTCAGAGGCTCTGGAGTCCTTTGACTACATCACCACCCATGGTATTGTTGCAGTCttgtttgcttcttctttgtatgctctttttgtatttatatcCTTTTGGATTATAGATATTGGTCAGTATTTTATAACCGGATGAGTTCTTGGGATtcctatttttatataatcataaagCTTGTGTAGGTAGGAGTGTAAATCTTGTTTAAGACCTAATATATTGCCCTGGATAATTATAGGAAATTTCGGTTTCACGGAAAGATTAGTGGCAAAGTATGCAGGAGCAACGGCAATGTACTTTGTATCGAAGAAACTGAAGAAGAAATATAACATAACTGATGAACGTGCAGCTCTTTATGATGCTGCTGAGACATGGGTCGATGCCCTGAATGGGCGTCCATTCCTCGGTATATCCAACTTCACTATCCAAATTCATTGTCCTCACTTTCTTTGATTGGTCCATAATTGTAGCATTTATTTACAGGTGGGTCAAGACCAAACTTAGCCGATCTCGCTGTATTTGGTGTTTTGAGGCCTATAAGGTACCTTAGATCGGGTAAGGATATGGTTGACAACACGCGCATAGGTGAATGGTATTCTCGAATGGAGAACACGGTCGGAGAGCCTTCTGGGATCAAAGAGTAAAGGAgtttgctttgctttgctttgctttatATCTTTAATAAGACTATGAATTACATAATATTTCGCTGATTTCATGGCGTAATAATGTCTTCAGTTTTAGAACTAGAGAAAGAAACCAAAGTAAAAAACTTCTCTTCTGAATGAGGATTTAAAGTACTGTGACATGCATGGTTTGTCATTCATGCTTTTGCTAAAAAGTCGCTTGTTTGATTCTTTTATTGTAACTATTGAATCAGTTCTACAACATATAGGGGATGATCGATTAGGAtgtttgaggtgattttagctTTAACTACCTACCGCATTTAAACCAATCAtgatttatattgatttttaaagatacatccaaaagaaaacagtttttctttttttgttccatctaattatattaaagaaaatgGACCAAGCCAAACAACATACAAAAAGTTGTAGTCCACAAAGCAACCCGGTCCAACAAATCCATACAAACACAATACGCCCAAAGGCCCCAATGACCCACGGCCCAAATACAAGAAATCCTAAGATCGAAAGGATGCTGCCGCCGCATGCATCTCACATCCGGGATCCTGACCACCCTGCCAGAATTCACCGGAGACCGACCGCTCCACTACCTCTTCACCGCAAATGCCTTGACTCCAGTGTTTCCTTCATAGGAGAGAAACCATCGCTCCTGCGAGATCTCCTTCTTCACTAATCTTTGCTAACACCGAGAACACCGAGAAAAGGAAGTCGCGTGAAAACAACTTCATTCACCGTCGGAGATCTTCAGAATTCTCCCGACTACCAAACCAACACTCACACCCTAGACCCTTGCTCTCTGCGCCTCTCACCCCATCGGAACCAAACCGTTCAAGGCTAAAGCGCAG is a genomic window containing:
- the LOC108819600 gene encoding LOW QUALITY PROTEIN: uncharacterized protein LOC108819600 (The sequence of the model RefSeq protein was modified relative to this genomic sequence to represent the inferred CDS: inserted 1 base in 1 codon) translates to MRRVTGLAARTISSSVAVLPRLGHTTAMMTTIPSSEPPSPRFGGLPTPTFAGGVAGIVFFSAAAASSLGQEVHAKDMSHKFNPKEVVLYQYEACPFCNKVKAFLDFNKIPYKIVEVNPCXKKEIKWSDYKKVPILTVDGEQLVDSSVIIDSLFQRMHPEISKSEDDEEMKWRKWVDNHLVHILSPNIYRSTSEALESFDYITTHGNFGFTERLVAKYAGATAMYFVSKKLKKKYNITDERAALYDAAETWVDALNGRPFLGGSRPNLADLAVFGVLRPIRYLRSGKDMVDNTRIGEWYSRMENTVGEPSGIKE